The Nostoc sp. 'Lobaria pulmonaria (5183) cyanobiont' genome window below encodes:
- a CDS encoding two-partner secretion domain-containing protein: MNQAYSPQKASIKSILCLCLIATAFSQTLAVQAQIIPDNTLPSEASRLNQNKIEGGARRGSNLFHSFSEFNIQDGEQVYFVNPTGIENIFTRVTGGNASNIFGTLGVDGAANLFLINPNGILFGENALLEIQGSFVGTTANGVQFGNQGIFSATNPQAPPLLLTIQPSALWFNQLNQNAGIQYKLTEKNPPGSDALGLKVGDGKSLLLVGGNVSINGGKLNAYGGRVELGGLAEPGTVALGVDGDNLSLKFPLNVTRASVSLTNEAGVFVAKEGGGNIAVNARNLEILGGSILSGGIRTNFGTSESVAGDITLNATGDIKIAPDGKSQIPDRPSQVRNLVRRGSKGNGGNITIDSASFSLRDGASLQASTYGQGNAGNVTVAAKNAVYLAGKGSAIYTTVEAGEPGEPGGVGNGGNININATTLSLRNGAQIQASTSGQGNAGNVTVVAKNAVDLAGNAAIFTTVDGGKGNGGNIDINATTLSLRDGAQLQALTDRQGNAGNINVKVTGAVDIAGKNIDFESGIRSQVKTGAVGNGGNIFIDSGSFLLGDGAQIRASTSGQGNAGNVRVDAKNAVDLAGKATIFTTVEAGGVGNGGNIDINATTLSLTNGAQLQTITREASDDQPAGMGNAGNVNIKVTGAVDIAGKKVDVDSPENETVFESKISSEVETGAVGNGGNILIDSGSFSLRDEALVTASTFGQGNGGNIEINSPKITLDNQGKLNAESAFSNAGNININSDLLLLRHGAQISTTAGTAEKGGNGGDIDINSKFIVAIPEENSDISANAYTGRGGKVQINSQGIFGIEKRPKPTEKSDITVSSTFGVSGIININVPDTSYIQNSFTGFSPNVIDTNALIANSCISRSSKQEGTFLITGSGALRSSPGDGLISIYSTGEVRNVNDSKLQTWKKGDLIIEPTGVYRLADGQLILSRECH, translated from the coding sequence ATGAATCAAGCATATTCTCCTCAAAAAGCCAGTATTAAAAGTATTCTTTGTTTATGCTTAATAGCGACTGCATTCAGCCAAACTTTAGCAGTCCAGGCACAAATCATACCCGATAATACTCTCCCATCAGAAGCTTCTCGACTCAATCAAAATAAAATTGAGGGTGGTGCAAGACGCGGCAGCAATCTTTTTCATAGTTTCAGTGAGTTCAATATCCAAGATGGGGAACAAGTGTATTTTGTCAATCCCACTGGCATAGAAAATATATTCACACGGGTGACAGGTGGGAATGCGTCAAATATTTTCGGGACATTGGGTGTTGATGGTGCAGCAAATTTGTTTTTGATTAATCCCAATGGAATTTTATTTGGTGAGAATGCGCTATTAGAGATACAGGGGAGCTTTGTGGGGACAACAGCCAATGGAGTGCAATTTGGGAATCAGGGTATTTTCAGTGCGACAAATCCCCAAGCACCGCCATTGTTGTTGACGATTCAACCTTCGGCGTTGTGGTTTAATCAGCTTAATCAAAATGCAGGGATTCAATATAAATTAACAGAAAAAAATCCCCCAGGCTCAGATGCATTAGGTTTAAAAGTAGGAGATGGTAAAAGTTTACTGCTAGTGGGCGGTAATGTCAGCATAAATGGGGGAAAGTTAAATGCTTATGGTGGAAGAGTTGAATTAGGAGGATTGGCGGAACCTGGTACTGTGGCGCTGGGTGTAGATGGCGATAATCTCAGCTTGAAATTTCCTCTTAATGTGACTCGTGCTTCTGTATCCCTCACGAATGAAGCAGGTGTATTTGTAGCTAAGGAGGGTGGTGGTAATATTGCAGTCAACGCCAGAAATCTAGAGATTTTAGGAGGAAGTATCTTAAGTGGTGGTATTAGGACAAATTTCGGGACATCTGAAAGTGTTGCGGGGGATATTACATTGAATGCTACCGGGGATATCAAGATTGCTCCTGATGGTAAGAGCCAAATTCCTGATCGTCCGAGCCAAGTTCGTAATCTTGTGCGCCGGGGGTCAAAAGGTAATGGGGGTAACATTACTATCGATTCTGCTTCATTCTCACTACGAGATGGCGCTTCTCTTCAAGCCTCAACTTATGGACAGGGGAATGCTGGGAATGTGACAGTGGCTGCAAAAAATGCTGTTTACCTCGCTGGTAAAGGAAGTGCCATCTACACCACTGTGGAAGCAGGAGAACCAGGAGAACCAGGAGGTGTAGGTAACGGTGGCAATATCAACATCAATGCTACAACACTGTCACTACGAAATGGCGCTCAAATTCAAGCCTCAACTTCTGGACAGGGGAATGCGGGGAATGTGACAGTGGTTGCAAAAAATGCTGTTGACCTCGCTGGTAATGCTGCTATTTTCACCACCGTGGATGGTGGTAAAGGTAACGGTGGCAATATCGACATCAATGCTACAACACTGTCACTACGAGATGGCGCTCAACTTCAAGCCTTAACTGATAGACAGGGGAATGCGGGGAATATCAATGTTAAAGTAACAGGTGCTGTTGATATTGCTGGAAAGAATATCGATTTTGAAAGTGGGATTCGCAGCCAGGTTAAAACGGGGGCTGTTGGCAATGGCGGTAACATTTTTATCGATTCTGGTTCATTCTTACTAGGAGATGGCGCTCAAATTCGAGCCTCAACTTCTGGACAGGGGAATGCGGGGAATGTGAGAGTGGATGCAAAAAATGCTGTTGACCTCGCTGGTAAAGCTACCATCTTCACCACCGTGGAAGCAGGAGGTGTAGGTAACGGTGGCAATATCGACATCAATGCTACAACACTGTCACTCACTAATGGCGCTCAACTACAAACCATTACTCGTGAAGCATCTGATGACCAGCCAGCAGGAATGGGGAATGCAGGCAATGTCAATATTAAAGTAACAGGTGCTGTTGATATTGCTGGCAAGAAAGTTGATGTTGATAGTCCTGAGAACGAAACTGTTTTTGAAAGCAAGATTAGCAGCGAGGTGGAAACGGGGGCTGTTGGTAATGGCGGCAACATTTTGATCGATTCTGGTTCATTCTCATTACGAGACGAAGCTCTAGTTACTGCCTCAACTTTTGGACAGGGCAATGGGGGTAACATTGAAATCAACTCACCTAAAATTACCTTAGATAACCAAGGTAAACTCAACGCTGAATCTGCATTCAGTAACGCTGGTAACATCAACATCAACAGCGATTTACTCTTACTCCGTCATGGCGCTCAAATTTCCACCACCGCAGGTACAGCCGAAAAAGGTGGTAATGGTGGTGACATCGATATCAACTCTAAATTCATCGTCGCCATCCCCGAAGAAAACAGCGACATTAGCGCCAACGCATACACTGGCAGAGGTGGAAAAGTCCAAATCAATTCCCAAGGTATCTTTGGTATCGAAAAGCGTCCAAAACCAACCGAAAAAAGCGATATTACTGTAAGTTCAACATTTGGCGTTTCCGGTATAATAAATATTAACGTACCAGATACCAGTTACATTCAAAATAGCTTCACTGGATTCTCACCAAACGTGATCGATACTAATGCACTGATCGCCAATAGTTGCATTTCACGCAGTTCCAAGCAAGAAGGTACATTCTTGATCACGGGTTCTGGTGCTTTACGTAGCAGTCCGGGGGATGGATTAATCTCAATCTATTCGACTGGTGAAGTGCGAAATGTCAATGACAGCAAATTGCAGACTTGGAAAAAAGGCGATCTAATTATCGAACCTACTGGTGTTTATCGACTTGCTGATGGACAGTTGATACTCAGTCGAGAATGTCATTAA
- a CDS encoding ShlB/FhaC/HecB family hemolysin secretion/activation protein: MGSYFRFQKLFLILLTSISITPVAVFAQSLPPSGVTLPSDTPGKVEETLPQPSPTLPPTPPTPTIPILPSPPEENPPETTFPNSESFFVKEIQVTGYSVLKDEIIKLKQPLENKKITFEQLLQLRSQITELYVKNGYISSGAFIPNNQNIASGVVQIQVVEGELEGISILGLQRLQPVYVRSRIERLAGKPLNRKNIEQALQLLQLDPVIKRVNAELTAGSTPGSNILQVTITESPAFHAGVIFANDQSPSVGSEQGSVFVAHDNLLRFGDKFSAEYGITEGLDIYNISYSIPFNALDGTIGVRYSNSGSRIIESEFRDLDIRSEAETLSFNVRQPLIHRPNSEFALSLAFDLRRSQTFILNDIPFSFTEGPEDGESKVRVIRFSQDWLQRNANSVLAARSQFSFGIDAIDATINDTGTDGRFFCWVGQFQWVQQLSPRILMLAKVNTQLTPDSLLSLEKISIGGVDTVRGYSQNQLVADNGVVGGVEVRIPLASNVETLQLLPFFDIGTAWNNRAINADTQTLASLGLGLHWQPYRGLVLRADYGIPLIGISDRGASLQDNGFNFSVRYQPF; the protein is encoded by the coding sequence ATGGGTTCCTACTTCCGGTTTCAAAAGCTTTTTTTGATATTACTTACCTCCATCAGCATTACTCCAGTCGCAGTATTTGCACAATCCCTACCCCCATCGGGAGTCACACTTCCCTCCGATACACCTGGGAAAGTCGAAGAAACTCTACCTCAACCATCACCAACCCTTCCTCCCACACCACCGACACCAACTATTCCCATACTCCCATCACCCCCAGAGGAAAATCCACCCGAAACAACCTTTCCTAATAGTGAAAGTTTTTTTGTCAAAGAAATTCAAGTCACAGGCTATTCTGTTTTAAAAGATGAAATAATCAAGTTAAAACAGCCCTTAGAAAATAAAAAAATCACATTTGAGCAGTTATTGCAACTGCGATCGCAAATCACTGAACTCTATGTTAAAAATGGCTATATCAGCAGTGGTGCATTTATTCCCAATAATCAAAATATCGCTAGCGGTGTCGTGCAAATCCAAGTTGTGGAAGGCGAACTCGAAGGAATTTCTATTTTAGGGTTACAAAGATTGCAACCTGTATATGTGCGTTCCCGGATTGAACGGCTTGCAGGTAAGCCTTTAAACCGAAAAAACATCGAACAAGCACTACAATTATTACAACTTGACCCAGTAATTAAACGAGTTAATGCTGAGTTAACCGCAGGTAGCACTCCAGGTAGCAATATTTTACAGGTGACAATTACCGAGTCGCCAGCATTCCACGCTGGAGTCATCTTTGCAAATGACCAATCACCTAGCGTTGGTTCAGAACAAGGGAGTGTTTTTGTTGCTCACGATAATTTATTAAGATTTGGAGATAAATTTAGTGCCGAATATGGGATTACTGAAGGTTTAGACATTTACAATATTAGTTATTCTATTCCCTTTAATGCCCTAGATGGAACCATTGGTGTCCGTTACAGCAACAGTGGTAGCCGCATTATTGAAAGCGAATTTCGTGACTTGGATATCCGCAGCGAAGCCGAAACTCTTTCTTTTAATGTCCGTCAACCTTTAATCCACAGGCCAAACAGCGAATTTGCTCTGTCGTTAGCATTCGATTTACGGCGCAGTCAAACCTTCATACTCAATGATATCCCCTTCTCCTTTACTGAAGGTCCTGAAGATGGGGAATCAAAAGTTAGAGTCATCCGCTTTTCTCAAGATTGGTTACAACGTAATGCTAACAGTGTTTTAGCGGCGCGATCGCAATTCAGTTTTGGCATTGATGCAATTGACGCAACTATCAACGATACTGGTACTGATGGACGTTTTTTTTGCTGGGTGGGACAATTTCAATGGGTGCAACAGCTATCTCCCCGCATCTTAATGCTGGCTAAAGTTAACACTCAACTCACTCCTGATTCTTTACTTTCGCTGGAAAAAATTAGCATTGGGGGAGTTGATACAGTGCGCGGTTATAGTCAAAATCAACTTGTTGCTGACAATGGGGTAGTTGGGGGTGTAGAAGTTCGTATTCCCCTAGCATCGAATGTTGAAACACTACAGCTATTACCATTTTTTGACATCGGTACAGCTTGGAACAATCGCGCTATTAATGCTGATACGCAAACTCTTGCCAGCTTGGGGTTAGGGTTGCACTGGCAACCTTATAGGGGTTTGGTATTGCGTGCAGACTACGGTATACCATTGATCGGAATAAGCGATCGCGGTGCTTCACTGCAAGATAATGGCTTTAACTTTTCAGTGCGCTATCAGCCTTTTTGA
- a CDS encoding CHAT domain-containing protein, with the protein MFGQLVSAQTPNITTLVEQGIKDYDAGNFHNAIRHWQEALNQDKNNPSGAAVINENLARAYQQLGQNQAAIESLSAAIRDYRAVENIQQVGRMQSELAQVYSNLGQPRKAIALLCGQLVDKSKISENQPSQEIKCTPESAEQIATKHNDKRGKIVALGILGEAYRLIGNYDQAIKYLHTAQQVSPEYEFLVLNSLGNAYKSRAQLHELEANSANKAGILSKEKEFTNKSAADYNQAREYFQNGIKLAHNQKQTLAEMRGLLNLIQLGSQTNETKGIDDETFNNAHKDALKILEDLPDSETKVYGAIDLAYLQRHSQRTSPFTYCQTQMVSSENEALNLLKSSILTSNNLQDNRLQSYANGTLGHFWECRQDSKQAIKYTQTAIIAADKNLSAKDSLYLWEWQAGRILDQQNRKEEAIASYQRAFEILEDIRQEILTADRDVQFDFRDVVRPLYRTLARSRLDLLAVGAIAEKQHAKELSQVVETIDALKLAELQNYFGNDCILSGLNPKPVGELLEDNSTAFKNTGFLSSIILDSKTGILLQLPNQTTKFQWIEDPNQQGTSKIVSSDKLQNKIAEFRTGLIRGEEEVNYDTTTAAQLYDWIIRPFAEDIKPETVKTLVFIQDGFLRSVPMAALYDRQQKKYLVETYVVATIPSLRLTTPKERDRSTQKVLILGLTQQATIDGKVFDALFSVPEEVSAVKSLFPNHTDLIDDKFVPESFKQKLEKTTYPIVHIASHAQFGVIPEDTFIVTGKNQKLTINQLENSNRKLDSVELLVLTACETAVGDDRSTLGLAGVALKVGVKTAIASLWSVTDASTSELVKTFYTNYRNAGISIAEALQKAQIRMINAKKLPPSEGINIKYDNPVYWAPMIAIGNWL; encoded by the coding sequence ATGTTTGGACAACTAGTATCTGCACAAACTCCAAATATAACTACACTAGTTGAACAAGGAATTAAAGACTATGATGCTGGAAATTTTCACAATGCGATAAGACACTGGCAAGAGGCACTAAATCAGGATAAAAATAATCCGTCAGGTGCGGCAGTTATAAATGAAAATTTAGCGCGTGCTTACCAACAACTAGGACAAAACCAAGCAGCTATTGAGTCGTTATCAGCAGCAATTCGTGATTATAGGGCGGTAGAAAATATCCAGCAAGTGGGACGAATGCAGTCAGAACTCGCCCAAGTTTATAGCAATTTGGGACAACCTCGCAAAGCGATCGCACTTTTATGTGGTCAACTGGTAGATAAGTCGAAAATTTCCGAAAATCAACCAAGTCAGGAAATAAAATGCACTCCCGAAAGTGCCGAACAAATTGCCACTAAACACAACGATAAACGCGGTAAGATTGTGGCTTTGGGAATTCTCGGTGAGGCATATCGATTAATTGGCAATTATGACCAAGCAATTAAATATTTACACACCGCCCAACAAGTCTCTCCAGAATATGAATTTTTGGTGTTAAATAGTTTGGGTAATGCTTACAAAAGTCGCGCTCAATTGCATGAATTAGAAGCGAATTCTGCAAATAAAGCTGGTATTCTCAGTAAGGAAAAGGAATTTACCAACAAGTCTGCGGCAGATTACAACCAAGCCCGCGAATATTTTCAGAATGGTATAAAACTTGCTCACAATCAAAAACAAACTTTAGCAGAGATGCGGGGATTATTAAATTTAATTCAGTTGGGTTCCCAGACAAATGAAACAAAAGGTATCGACGATGAAACTTTTAATAATGCCCATAAAGATGCTTTGAAAATTCTCGAAGATTTACCCGATTCAGAGACAAAAGTGTATGGAGCAATTGATTTAGCATACTTGCAGCGCCATTCTCAAAGAACTTCGCCCTTTACCTACTGTCAAACTCAGATGGTTTCATCGGAGAACGAAGCATTAAATTTGCTCAAAAGCTCAATATTAACTAGTAATAACTTACAAGACAATCGCCTACAATCTTATGCTAATGGTACTTTAGGACATTTTTGGGAATGTCGTCAAGATAGTAAGCAAGCAATAAAATATACCCAAACTGCAATCATTGCAGCAGACAAAAATTTGAGTGCAAAAGATAGCTTGTATTTGTGGGAATGGCAAGCTGGACGGATTTTAGATCAACAGAATCGCAAAGAAGAAGCGATCGCATCCTATCAAAGAGCATTTGAAATTTTGGAAGATATCCGCCAGGAGATTTTAACCGCAGACCGTGATGTGCAGTTTGACTTCCGCGATGTGGTTCGACCATTGTACCGCACATTAGCGCGATCGCGGCTTGATTTGTTAGCAGTTGGTGCAATTGCAGAAAAACAACATGCCAAGGAATTATCGCAAGTGGTCGAAACCATCGATGCGTTGAAACTTGCAGAATTACAAAATTATTTTGGTAATGATTGCATTTTGAGTGGGTTGAATCCCAAACCGGTGGGCGAACTCCTGGAAGATAATAGTACAGCGTTTAAGAATACTGGGTTTTTGAGTTCCATAATTTTAGATAGCAAAACTGGGATATTATTGCAGTTACCCAATCAGACGACCAAATTTCAGTGGATTGAAGACCCCAATCAACAAGGTACAAGTAAGATAGTTAGCAGCGACAAGTTACAGAACAAAATTGCTGAGTTTCGTACCGGACTCATTAGAGGAGAAGAAGAAGTTAACTACGATACAACAACGGCGGCGCAGCTTTATGATTGGATAATTCGCCCTTTTGCTGAAGATATAAAACCTGAGACAGTCAAAACTCTTGTGTTTATTCAGGATGGGTTTTTGCGTAGTGTTCCAATGGCCGCACTTTACGATCGCCAACAAAAGAAATACTTAGTTGAAACCTACGTAGTTGCCACAATCCCTAGTTTACGACTTACCACACCCAAAGAACGCGATCGCAGTACGCAAAAGGTATTAATTTTGGGTTTGACACAACAAGCAACAATCGACGGAAAGGTTTTTGATGCGCTTTTTTCAGTTCCGGAAGAAGTCAGTGCGGTTAAAAGTCTATTTCCCAATCATACCGATCTCATTGATGATAAGTTTGTCCCCGAAAGTTTTAAACAAAAACTTGAAAAAACAACATACCCAATTGTCCATATAGCTAGTCACGCTCAATTTGGCGTCATTCCTGAAGACACCTTCATTGTCACAGGCAAAAACCAAAAACTCACTATTAATCAATTAGAAAACTCAAATCGCAAATTAGATAGCGTCGAACTTCTTGTACTGACTGCATGTGAAACCGCAGTTGGCGACGACCGATCTACACTAGGATTAGCTGGAGTTGCATTAAAAGTTGGTGTTAAGACTGCGATCGCCTCTTTGTGGAGTGTCACAGATGCATCGACATCTGAACTAGTCAAAACATTTTACACCAACTACCGCAACGCTGGAATTAGTATTGCAGAAGCATTACAAAAAGCCCAAATTCGGATGATTAATGCTAAGAAATTACCGCCTTCTGAAGGTATAAATATCAAGTATGATAATCCAGTATATTGGGCACCAATGATTGCGATCGGTAATTGGCTTTAA
- a CDS encoding helix-turn-helix domain-containing protein, whose product MKAYSIDFREKIINAYSQGDTSIRKIAYRFDVSKAFVQRLLLLKKTQGHVKPQKQGGGMKSDLDKHKIELAQMVEKYPDATLSEYCEYWGQAYDKWVSTSAMCRALQRQNLTQKKRRYVVANVLRKESKSSGVNFGKK is encoded by the coding sequence ATGAAAGCTTACTCCATCGACTTTCGAGAAAAAATAATTAACGCTTACTCTCAAGGCGATACATCAATTAGAAAAATAGCTTATAGGTTCGATGTCAGTAAGGCTTTTGTACAAAGGTTACTTTTACTCAAAAAAACTCAAGGTCATGTAAAACCACAAAAACAAGGCGGAGGAATGAAGAGTGATTTGGATAAACATAAAATTGAGCTAGCTCAAATGGTAGAAAAATATCCAGATGCAACTTTATCTGAATATTGTGAATATTGGGGACAAGCTTACGATAAATGGGTAAGTACTAGTGCTATGTGCCGCGCATTGCAAAGACAAAATTTGACACAAAAAAAAAGACGCTACGTAGTAGCCAATGTGCTACGGAAAGAGTCCAAAAGCTCAGGTGTGAATTTTGGGAAAAAGTGA
- a CDS encoding helix-turn-helix domain-containing protein → MTNILVSDAETKTKNLLMQCLSTAGFEVSITENGLVNVQLAHEKFSTITESKKSNTQESIFPSIPRLREVFEFIEVNYHQSIRLKEVAQAVGYSSAYLTDLVRRLTGKTVNNWIIERRIAAASTLLLETNESVYEIALKVGYQNINHFYCQFRNYYKNTPRAWREAQRCQAA, encoded by the coding sequence ATGACCAATATTTTAGTAAGTGATGCTGAAACCAAGACCAAAAACCTCTTAATGCAATGCTTGTCAACAGCAGGATTTGAGGTGAGTATCACAGAAAATGGTCTTGTTAATGTTCAGTTAGCACATGAGAAATTCTCTACTATCACCGAAAGTAAAAAATCAAATACTCAAGAGTCCATATTTCCATCCATTCCCCGACTGCGTGAGGTTTTCGAGTTTATTGAAGTGAATTATCATCAAAGTATTAGATTAAAAGAAGTAGCTCAAGCAGTGGGTTACTCCTCAGCTTACTTAACCGACTTAGTGCGAAGACTTACCGGAAAAACGGTCAATAATTGGATTATTGAGCGTCGGATAGCGGCAGCAAGCACCTTGCTTTTAGAAACTAACGAGTCCGTTTATGAGATTGCTTTAAAAGTAGGCTATCAAAATATCAATCATTTCTACTGTCAGTTTCGCAATTACTATAAAAATACTCCCCGTGCTTGGAGAGAAGCCCAGCGTTGTCAAGCAGCTTAG
- a CDS encoding transposase codes for MAQWMEMQMKVFIQKCLLPQLWAGAVVVMDNVPSHKVASIEPLIQSMGASVLNMSPYSPDFNPIELWWSQLKAFLRQFSPTTTKMVDILIAIALDLINPKHLKNWFTDCCYCTS; via the coding sequence ATGGCTCAATGGATGGAAATGCAAATGAAAGTGTTTATCCAAAAATGTTTGCTCCCTCAATTATGGGCGGGTGCTGTAGTTGTTATGGATAATGTGCCATCTCACAAAGTAGCTTCAATTGAACCATTGATTCAATCAATGGGTGCCAGTGTTCTTAATATGTCACCGTATTCTCCTGATTTTAATCCGATTGAACTTTGGTGGTCACAACTTAAAGCTTTTTTACGTCAATTCTCTCCAACTACAACAAAAATGGTTGATATTCTGATTGCGATCGCTCTTGATTTGATTAATCCGAAACATTTAAAAAACTGGTTTACAGACTGTTGCTATTGTACTTCATGA
- a CDS encoding response regulator transcription factor: MGVLLKVYGHLSVEKELVILVVDDHQLILTGTLDILSREYPEACIIKSQTVKETLDQLKIQQFNLIVMDLSIPNQQGETAEIDIGIKLLQTLLQEYPHQDFMVQTSYVKALVRIKHEIDNHQGGFAIADKGLPEDEMLMRVNLALNGATHTKDIKTGIELKPEWLEVLRLAFEESLTDKAIADRMYKSERAVRNYWTKIQDVLGVYPEDCKQGGKNMRIQTEVRSREEGLID, translated from the coding sequence CTGGGTGTTTTGTTAAAAGTTTATGGACATTTATCAGTGGAAAAAGAACTGGTTATTCTAGTCGTCGATGATCATCAATTAATTTTGACTGGGACTCTGGATATATTAAGTCGAGAGTATCCCGAAGCTTGTATTATTAAGTCTCAGACAGTAAAAGAAACGCTTGATCAGCTAAAAATTCAGCAGTTTAACCTGATTGTGATGGATTTATCAATTCCCAATCAGCAAGGGGAAACAGCAGAAATTGATATCGGAATTAAGCTATTGCAAACTTTGCTCCAAGAATATCCACATCAGGATTTCATGGTGCAAACTAGTTATGTGAAGGCTTTAGTCAGAATTAAACATGAGATTGATAATCATCAAGGAGGTTTTGCGATCGCAGATAAAGGGTTACCCGAGGATGAAATGCTAATGCGGGTTAATTTGGCACTTAATGGTGCAACTCACACGAAAGACATTAAAACGGGTATCGAACTCAAACCGGAATGGTTGGAAGTGTTGCGGTTGGCTTTTGAAGAGAGTTTGACAGATAAAGCGATCGCCGACCGAATGTATAAATCAGAACGAGCAGTGCGGAATTACTGGACGAAGATTCAGGATGTTTTAGGAGTATATCCTGAAGACTGCAAGCAAGGTGGTAAGAATATGCGAATCCAAACCGAAGTTCGTTCCCGCGAAGAAGGTTTAATTGATTAA
- a CDS encoding IS4 family transposase yields MTRAIISTSSQEKRRRKLNSHIIVALVIAMNFWSGDSIVDVFKNLIHGLSYLQIPFLIRWKIPVSSSITEARQRTGAAVMTRLFEMVAKPKATVLTPGAFLGGLRIMAMDGTVFDVPETETNARVFGYPGSRPGTYPAFPKARLVFLVEAGTHLIVDAFCSPYRIGERRSALKLLRSINSSMLLMWDRGLHSFKMVNAVIKQKGHFLGRVPAHVKFEVVEIFKDGSYQSWIAPDGESKKKGVTRISVRIIEYVIEENGTEKTYRLITDLMDISNFPALLLASEYHQRWEAENTLDELKVHLNGRKIPIRSKNPREVVQEIYGWLLGHYCLRCLMFQSAALKNISPLRLSFTGSLRVLRRAIPEFQRQINNQLDINIYYSWLISEILDLEIPLPQHRSNPRVVKKARSKFKSKKRSHRSNGTLRQQLSFQILRKAS; encoded by the coding sequence ATAACCAGAGCAATTATTAGTACTTCCAGTCAGGAAAAACGACGACGAAAACTGAACTCTCACATAATTGTAGCTTTAGTAATCGCTATGAATTTTTGGTCTGGTGATTCAATAGTAGATGTGTTCAAAAATCTCATTCATGGCTTAAGTTATTTACAAATACCTTTCTTGATACGCTGGAAAATACCAGTAAGTTCATCAATTACAGAAGCTCGTCAAAGGACAGGAGCGGCGGTAATGACTCGGTTATTTGAAATGGTAGCCAAGCCAAAAGCCACAGTATTAACACCTGGTGCTTTTTTGGGAGGATTAAGAATCATGGCGATGGATGGAACAGTTTTTGATGTTCCCGAAACAGAAACAAACGCAAGAGTATTTGGCTATCCTGGTTCTCGCCCTGGTACATATCCGGCTTTTCCCAAAGCTAGATTAGTATTTTTAGTGGAAGCAGGTACTCATTTAATTGTAGATGCATTCTGTTCCCCCTATCGCATTGGAGAGAGAAGAAGTGCTTTAAAACTCCTACGCAGTATTAACTCTAGTATGTTATTGATGTGGGACAGAGGATTACATTCTTTCAAAATGGTCAATGCAGTCATTAAACAAAAAGGTCATTTCCTTGGTCGTGTCCCAGCCCATGTAAAATTTGAAGTAGTTGAAATATTCAAAGATGGCTCTTATCAATCATGGATTGCACCAGATGGAGAGTCGAAAAAAAAGGGTGTGACCCGAATTTCTGTCCGCATAATTGAATATGTTATTGAAGAGAATGGTACAGAAAAGACTTACCGTTTGATTACTGATTTAATGGATATTTCCAACTTTCCGGCTTTGCTATTAGCATCAGAATATCATCAAAGATGGGAGGCTGAGAATACTTTAGATGAATTAAAGGTACATCTAAATGGTCGAAAAATCCCCATCCGTTCTAAGAATCCTCGTGAAGTAGTCCAAGAAATTTATGGTTGGTTGTTAGGGCATTATTGCCTACGTTGTTTAATGTTTCAAAGTGCAGCCTTGAAAAATATTTCTCCATTAAGATTAAGTTTTACTGGTAGTTTACGAGTTCTTCGACGTGCCATCCCTGAATTTCAACGTCAGATAAATAATCAATTGGATATTAACATATATTATAGCTGGTTAATTTCCGAAATATTAGATTTAGAAATCCCTTTACCACAACACAGAAGTAATCCGAGAGTAGTCAAGAAAGCACGTTCAAAGTTTAAGAGTAAAAAGCGAAGTCACAGAAGTAATGGTACTCTCCGACAACAACTATCTTTTCAAATTCTGAGAAAGGCAAGTTAA